The Thermoanaerobaculia bacterium genome segment CCCCCGCGTGCTATCGTTTTTCCGTGGCGTCCCTCCGCTCCCGCCAATGGCGCTCCACGACGGTCCTCTGCGTCCGCCGCGACGGGCGCGTCGCGATCGCCGGCGACGGCCAGGTCACGATGGGAACGACCGTCATGAAGACCGGAGCCGCCAAGATCCGCCGGCTCTACGAGGGACGGGTTCTCGCCGGTTTCGCGGGCACGTCGGCCGACGCGTTCGCGCTCTTCTCGAAGTTCGAGCACAAGCTCGAGGAGTACCGCGGGAACCTCGAGCGCTCCGCGATCGAGCTCGCCCGCGACTGGCGGACCGACAAGATCCTCCGCCAGCTCGAGGCGCTCCTGATCGTCGCCGACGGCGAGATCTCCCTGCTCATCTCCGGGACGGGCGACCTGATCT includes the following:
- the hslV gene encoding ATP-dependent protease subunit HslV, encoding MASLRSRQWRSTTVLCVRRDGRVAIAGDGQVTMGTTVMKTGAAKIRRLYEGRVLAGFAGTSADAFALFSKFEHKLEEYRGNLERSAIELARDWRTDKILRQLEALLIVADGEISLLISGTGDLISPDEGLLAIGSGGPYALAAARALLAHTSLAAPELAREALTIAAGIDIYTNDRIKVEEL